From Alcaligenes faecalis, the proteins below share one genomic window:
- a CDS encoding head maturation protease, ClpP-related yields MAKKWYSIKSKEAGQKKVAQVRIYDEIGPWGKTANQFCEELAAAVVGASKIVVPINSLGGDVFAANAIFNELMRHELPVETRVDGVAASAASLIFMAGDERIMPENATLMVHNAWTIAAGTADELRDTAEMMDKVREGIVSAYRRSGQSEESVVEMMDATTWMTALDAQALGFCTAIEEPVRLVASANIEDALDRMRDVPAALRTQLLAAANDDPDPDLGPEPEPELTPPASQDAATLAAKIYAQSRERGIPQLAEAVLLSGGLGGADAATARLETAEQIAVLCASVKLQDKAAEFVAAGLSVEQVRARLFEHVVTAADSIELSNLQRDHPSNSSSAPERSGPNPQAIYAKRKALSA; encoded by the coding sequence ATGGCTAAAAAATGGTACTCAATCAAATCAAAGGAAGCGGGTCAGAAGAAAGTCGCTCAGGTGCGCATCTACGATGAGATTGGTCCTTGGGGGAAAACCGCAAATCAGTTCTGCGAAGAACTGGCCGCTGCTGTTGTCGGCGCAAGCAAAATTGTTGTGCCGATTAATAGTCTCGGTGGTGATGTGTTTGCTGCAAATGCAATCTTTAACGAGCTAATGCGCCATGAGCTGCCGGTGGAAACCCGAGTAGATGGCGTAGCCGCTTCGGCGGCGTCATTGATATTCATGGCGGGCGACGAGCGCATCATGCCTGAGAACGCCACGTTAATGGTGCATAACGCCTGGACGATTGCGGCAGGTACCGCAGATGAGCTGCGCGATACGGCAGAGATGATGGATAAGGTTCGGGAAGGCATTGTGTCCGCATATCGCCGAAGCGGTCAGTCAGAAGAAAGTGTCGTTGAAATGATGGATGCAACAACCTGGATGACCGCTCTAGATGCGCAGGCACTTGGGTTTTGCACGGCTATTGAAGAGCCTGTAAGGCTGGTTGCATCCGCGAACATTGAAGACGCCTTGGATCGCATGAGAGATGTTCCTGCTGCGCTAAGAACTCAGCTTTTGGCGGCGGCTAATGATGACCCAGACCCAGACCTAGGCCCAGAACCAGAACCAGAACTAACCCCTCCAGCCTCTCAGGATGCAGCAACTCTTGCCGCCAAGATCTACGCGCAAAGTCGTGAGCGAGGCATCCCTCAATTGGCTGAAGCTGTTTTGCTATCGGGTGGGCTGGGGGGCGCGGATGCGGCGACCGCTCGCCTAGAAACCGCAGAACAGATCGCTGTCCTGTGCGCATCGGTCAAGCTTCAGGACAAGGCAGCAGAGTTTGTAGCGGCTGGCCTGTCGGTTGAGCAGGTACGTGCTCGACTTTTTGAACATGTAGTGACTGCGGCTGACTCGATTGAGCTCAGCAACTTGCAGCGCGACCACCCTTCCAATAGTTCATCGGCCCCGGAGCGGAGCGGGCCGAATCCTCAGGCGATCTACGCCAAGCGTAAAGCCCTCTCCGCATAA
- a CDS encoding phage portal protein, whose protein sequence is MRYQTLQQAGFVLPTRLNAASSSAYEGGSATGSRSKSWNPSAAGPNSAATGNLGTIRRRARDAVRNDPWAKTAAARWVSNVIGTGIQPYPRHPDSGVRKALKELWSDWVGESDADGRLGFYGQQALAARCLFIDGEALARIRMRRPEDDLVVPMQIQQFEGDFLPVEETRSLANGHEIVNGVEFDRIGRCVNYHLWDRHPAEPGGFKSRTLRPVPADMVVHAFPVLRPGQVRGVSELATVLLRLKTLDNFDDAVAFRQEVSNLFAGYVVTKDDESEGPDPSSFGDPSIEADSDGVALIGMEPGSVTSLPHGTDIKFASPPGAPDNYAEFMRQQLMAAFASVGMPYETTGDLRNVSDRTLRVVVNEFHRQVEQYQWGIFIHQWCRPIWNAWINAIALSGIMPMKYLERRLFRRVLWVPQGWAYFNPVQDVKANTDAVRAGFTSRSTIILSQGEDPEEVAAQIRADNDQADSDNLSLDSDSRHARNKGAELGDPSERDDDPSGA, encoded by the coding sequence ATGCGGTATCAAACATTGCAACAGGCCGGTTTCGTGTTGCCTACCCGTTTAAATGCTGCCTCATCCTCCGCCTATGAGGGAGGAAGTGCCACGGGGAGCCGCTCTAAAAGCTGGAATCCCTCGGCGGCTGGCCCCAATAGTGCTGCTACGGGCAATCTTGGAACTATTCGCAGACGAGCTCGGGATGCCGTACGTAATGATCCTTGGGCCAAAACAGCGGCGGCACGTTGGGTTTCTAATGTCATTGGGACGGGAATTCAACCATATCCTCGGCACCCTGATTCGGGGGTGCGCAAGGCGCTTAAAGAGCTCTGGTCAGATTGGGTCGGGGAGTCCGATGCTGATGGGCGGCTTGGATTTTATGGACAACAGGCCTTAGCAGCCAGGTGTTTGTTTATTGATGGCGAGGCCTTGGCGCGGATTCGTATGCGTAGGCCCGAGGATGATCTCGTAGTACCTATGCAGATTCAGCAGTTTGAAGGTGACTTCCTGCCAGTCGAGGAAACAAGGAGTCTGGCAAATGGCCATGAAATTGTGAATGGCGTGGAGTTTGACCGCATCGGTCGGTGTGTCAACTATCACTTGTGGGACCGGCACCCCGCAGAGCCAGGAGGGTTTAAGAGCAGAACTCTACGCCCTGTGCCTGCCGATATGGTTGTTCACGCCTTTCCAGTGCTTCGACCAGGGCAAGTCCGTGGGGTATCTGAGCTCGCTACCGTCCTTCTGCGACTTAAAACCTTAGATAACTTCGATGATGCTGTCGCATTCCGGCAGGAGGTGTCGAATCTTTTTGCTGGTTACGTCGTAACAAAAGACGATGAGAGTGAGGGGCCAGATCCAAGTAGCTTTGGCGACCCTAGTATTGAAGCCGACTCTGACGGTGTGGCGCTGATTGGTATGGAGCCGGGGTCTGTCACCTCATTACCCCATGGGACGGATATTAAGTTTGCATCACCACCTGGGGCGCCTGACAACTACGCGGAGTTCATGCGGCAACAGCTTATGGCCGCTTTTGCCTCTGTCGGCATGCCCTATGAAACGACTGGGGATTTACGCAATGTAAGCGATCGGACTTTGCGCGTCGTGGTTAACGAGTTTCACCGCCAGGTTGAACAGTATCAGTGGGGGATATTCATCCATCAATGGTGTCGACCAATCTGGAACGCCTGGATTAACGCTATCGCGCTGTCCGGGATTATGCCGATGAAGTACTTGGAGCGTCGGTTGTTTCGCCGGGTGCTTTGGGTTCCTCAAGGGTGGGCCTACTTCAATCCAGTACAGGACGTAAAGGCGAACACCGATGCGGTGCGGGCGGGCTTTACTTCGCGGTCCACAATCATCCTCTCGCAAGGGGAAGATCCGGAAGAGGTAGCGGCCCAAATTCGTGCTGACAACGATCAAGCCGACTCCGACAACCTGAGCCTAGACAGCGATTCCCGTCATGCACGAAACAAAGGCGCAGAGCTTGGCGACCCAAGTGAACGTGATGATGACCCCTCTGGGGCCTGA
- a CDS encoding phage head-tail joining protein, which produces MAYTREDLEAVNKAIASGVLKVRYGDKEVQYPSVNDLIRAKQHIVAELNAESGRRKPWVFRIRNKGKGV; this is translated from the coding sequence ATGGCGTACACGCGTGAAGATTTGGAGGCAGTGAACAAAGCGATTGCCAGCGGTGTGCTGAAAGTTCGCTATGGGGATAAGGAGGTTCAATATCCCTCGGTCAATGATCTGATTCGGGCAAAACAGCACATTGTCGCTGAGCTCAATGCTGAGAGCGGCAGACGCAAGCCTTGGGTATTCCGCATTCGGAATAAAGGAAAGGGGGTCTGA
- a CDS encoding phage terminase large subunit family protein, whose protein sequence is MLVTQNRAAIARALRRGLAGFAAQEPISLREWAESHFYLSAESSYVEQRWESWPFQRAVLACIGSDDVHEVDVIKSARVGYTKILLAAVGYFAEHRRRNQVLWQPTDSARDEFVKTELDTMIRDVSVLHPIFPMREARHKDNTLLVKKFIGSMLHLRGGKSADNYRRLSVSVGYLDEFSSFDSNIDGEGDPGKLALKRLEGATFPKLVVGSTPKIKGLCLMEKRAEGADARYTYHIPCAHCDELHDLEWGGKGEPHGFKWVDGDPETVRHLCPHCGALATQGEYLAAAERGIWVGNDGTTIDQDGVFRDSEGNLIQPHLRVAFHVWTAYSPLVSWSKIVKEFLEAHEKASTGEDEELRTFWNTTLGRTWEGEIERMESDELQRRAEVEGYRSPGLDDGLVPKRCMLLLAGADIQGNRIEVGVWGVGKGGEMWVVDHQILFGNPSEDEVWTRLDELLFERRYLHEGGQQMPIYATAIDTGGHHSHAVYEYARKNRARRVYAIRGRPTGEKHIKDGVTQVDIDWRGKRVKKGVRLWYVGTNMAKDLLFGRLQVEEPGRGYVHLAADMSQEWFRQFAAEVRAVRRTAFGSRSVWTPIRKRNEVLDCCVYALWLEAHLELARKTDKWWANFAEKLGVDEPGDDPGPTETPQKTPATAGVSVSKPRTQPATGVRRAAVRTGSSSYLRSRR, encoded by the coding sequence ATGCTGGTCACGCAGAATCGAGCAGCGATTGCACGCGCTTTGCGCCGTGGCCTGGCTGGCTTCGCCGCACAAGAGCCTATTTCTTTGCGGGAATGGGCTGAAAGTCACTTTTATCTGTCTGCAGAGTCCTCATATGTGGAACAGCGCTGGGAGTCATGGCCATTTCAACGTGCTGTTTTGGCCTGTATTGGAAGCGATGATGTTCATGAGGTGGATGTCATCAAATCGGCTCGGGTTGGCTATACCAAGATCCTGCTGGCGGCCGTTGGGTACTTTGCGGAGCATAGACGACGCAACCAGGTGCTGTGGCAGCCTACCGATTCAGCGCGGGATGAGTTTGTAAAAACTGAGCTGGACACGATGATTCGTGACGTTTCTGTGCTTCATCCTATATTCCCAATGCGGGAGGCCAGGCACAAAGACAATACGCTGCTGGTAAAGAAGTTCATTGGCAGCATGCTTCACCTGCGTGGAGGGAAGTCAGCAGACAACTATCGTCGCTTGTCGGTCAGTGTTGGATATCTGGACGAGTTCAGTTCGTTCGATAGCAATATTGATGGGGAAGGTGATCCCGGCAAGCTCGCACTGAAGCGTTTGGAGGGGGCGACATTCCCCAAGTTGGTCGTCGGTTCCACACCGAAGATCAAAGGCCTGTGCTTAATGGAAAAGCGGGCAGAGGGGGCAGACGCTCGCTATACCTACCATATCCCTTGTGCCCATTGTGACGAGCTCCATGACTTGGAGTGGGGCGGGAAGGGTGAGCCCCATGGCTTCAAGTGGGTTGATGGTGATCCTGAAACGGTGCGCCATCTTTGCCCGCATTGCGGTGCCTTGGCGACTCAAGGTGAGTATTTAGCTGCTGCAGAGCGCGGTATCTGGGTTGGGAATGATGGGACGACCATTGATCAAGATGGCGTGTTCCGCGACTCAGAAGGTAATTTAATCCAGCCGCATCTGCGTGTTGCTTTCCACGTTTGGACCGCATATAGCCCGTTGGTTTCATGGTCCAAGATCGTTAAGGAGTTTCTGGAGGCCCACGAAAAAGCATCCACTGGTGAGGATGAGGAGCTGCGTACCTTCTGGAACACTACACTCGGTCGCACCTGGGAGGGTGAAATTGAACGCATGGAGTCCGATGAGCTGCAGCGCCGAGCTGAAGTTGAAGGCTACCGCTCTCCTGGCCTTGATGATGGGTTGGTCCCCAAGCGATGCATGCTGTTGCTGGCGGGGGCTGACATACAGGGCAACCGTATTGAGGTTGGGGTATGGGGAGTAGGTAAGGGCGGGGAAATGTGGGTCGTAGACCACCAAATCCTATTTGGGAACCCGTCTGAGGACGAAGTGTGGACCAGGCTGGATGAGCTGCTGTTTGAACGCCGATATTTGCATGAGGGCGGGCAACAGATGCCAATCTACGCTACCGCCATCGATACGGGCGGCCACCACTCTCATGCTGTCTATGAATATGCTCGGAAGAATCGTGCACGCCGGGTATATGCGATCCGGGGGCGGCCGACGGGTGAGAAGCATATCAAGGATGGTGTCACACAAGTGGACATCGACTGGCGCGGGAAGCGTGTCAAGAAAGGTGTGCGGCTTTGGTACGTCGGCACCAATATGGCCAAGGATCTTTTGTTTGGGCGACTGCAGGTTGAAGAACCGGGTCGAGGCTATGTTCACTTAGCGGCAGATATGTCGCAAGAGTGGTTCAGGCAGTTTGCCGCTGAAGTTCGAGCGGTGCGTCGCACCGCATTCGGCTCACGTTCAGTATGGACGCCAATTCGTAAGCGAAACGAAGTTCTCGACTGCTGTGTCTATGCGCTTTGGCTTGAGGCCCACCTTGAATTGGCCAGAAAGACAGACAAATGGTGGGCGAACTTCGCTGAGAAGCTCGGCGTTGACGAGCCTGGCGACGATCCAGGCCCCACCGAAACTCCACAGAAAACGCCCGCAACTGCGGGCGTTTCTGTTTCTAAACCACGAACACAACCGGCCACTGGTGTCAGGCGGGCTGCGGTGAGAACGGGGTCATCAAGTTACTTACGGAGCAGACGCTGA
- a CDS encoding terminase small subunit yields the protein MIDLDKKITQARFAQVVGITQPAVSGLLAQGVLTVGDNAGNWLLSYCGHLREIAAGRTRQSDDSIDLVSEKARLAAAQADKIEMENNVKKGELAPVAVLEEVLVRAGGKIAAQLDTIPASLKRRIPSLTDSDIGFVRREIAKARNAVANLNLEDVEADENEAK from the coding sequence ATGATTGATCTAGATAAGAAAATCACCCAGGCCAGGTTTGCTCAAGTTGTGGGCATTACTCAGCCTGCTGTTAGTGGCTTGCTTGCTCAAGGAGTCTTAACGGTGGGCGACAACGCCGGAAACTGGCTCTTGTCGTACTGCGGGCATTTGCGTGAGATAGCGGCTGGTCGCACCCGTCAGTCTGACGACTCAATTGATCTGGTCTCTGAGAAGGCGAGATTGGCTGCCGCCCAGGCAGACAAGATTGAAATGGAAAACAACGTCAAAAAGGGGGAGCTTGCTCCTGTTGCTGTGCTGGAGGAAGTGCTTGTGCGGGCAGGCGGCAAGATCGCAGCACAGCTCGACACGATACCGGCATCTTTAAAACGCCGCATACCGTCACTGACGGATTCTGACATCGGTTTTGTCAGGCGAGAAATTGCGAAGGCCCGCAACGCGGTTGCAAATCTGAACCTGGAGGATGTCGAGGCAGACGAAAATGAGGCGAAATAA
- a CDS encoding type II toxin-antitoxin system HicB family antitoxin: MDNTGINDSLRIYRDTDCHTSIRPRFSGAVWAKVVVDPAVLDESNEQININLPQRIAKRIDNQASAAGETRSGQIAALSLNQGTRAMRTKISYKTTSGEEKSFIHDKQIFHKVSARIALAEFLNLKHLNIENGASTELTKSKLEKAGIDPDSVEIIGYEHV; the protein is encoded by the coding sequence ATGGATAACACAGGAATTAACGACTCACTCCGCATTTACCGCGATACAGATTGCCACACATCTATCAGACCCAGATTTTCAGGGGCGGTATGGGCTAAAGTCGTAGTCGATCCTGCAGTTCTGGACGAGTCTAACGAGCAAATCAACATTAACCTGCCACAGCGGATTGCTAAGCGAATTGACAATCAAGCTAGTGCTGCTGGGGAAACACGCAGCGGACAAATCGCCGCTCTTTCACTAAATCAAGGAACTCGCGCAATGCGAACAAAAATTTCATACAAAACTACAAGCGGTGAAGAAAAATCATTCATCCACGACAAGCAAATTTTCCATAAAGTTTCTGCTCGAATCGCACTTGCAGAATTTCTTAATCTTAAACATCTCAATATAGAGAATGGTGCAAGCACAGAACTCACCAAGTCTAAGCTTGAGAAAGCTGGTATTGACCCAGACTCTGTAGAGATAATCGGATATGAGCATGTTTAA
- a CDS encoding putative phage abortive infection protein yields MKKKSKKKTRCSCSGFKNDKITWWATLTACIAILLFLLLYLNNFLSLNLSSDSKHWADFGSYFGGAAGPFVGFATIMLLVATLRQQRAALKEQQKMLTKTAENVDKQNKILFNQSFEQSFFGWLRDYKDQIRYLTFTSYANTVPSCPTEEPQADLSGMKALKGMAEFLMSEPIYDSNSVNASIEELLIHNLKQSWSAIQETSGDSVRTAIRSLYGIIKWIDSHDEFTSSEKRHYTGIIRAQLTDSELILLFMNGLTETGSKFVPYINKYALFDNLQPLLYPLIKKIQCTPNVTPYKPSAFDTDIARQVHDQTSQKGTSKA; encoded by the coding sequence ATGAAAAAAAAATCAAAGAAAAAAACCAGATGTAGCTGTTCAGGCTTCAAGAACGACAAAATTACTTGGTGGGCGACACTTACTGCCTGTATTGCTATCTTATTGTTCTTATTGCTTTACCTGAATAACTTTTTATCTTTAAATCTCTCCAGTGACTCTAAGCACTGGGCTGATTTTGGTAGCTATTTCGGAGGAGCCGCTGGACCTTTCGTCGGGTTCGCAACGATCATGTTGTTGGTTGCTACGCTTCGTCAACAACGCGCAGCCTTGAAAGAACAACAAAAGATGCTGACAAAAACCGCTGAGAATGTGGACAAGCAAAACAAAATTTTGTTCAACCAATCTTTTGAGCAATCATTTTTTGGTTGGCTCAGAGACTACAAGGACCAAATCCGCTACTTAACATTTACATCTTATGCCAATACTGTTCCTTCATGCCCCACCGAAGAGCCTCAAGCAGACCTATCCGGCATGAAAGCTTTAAAAGGAATGGCCGAGTTCTTGATGAGTGAGCCTATATACGACAGCAACTCCGTGAACGCCTCAATAGAAGAACTCTTAATTCACAATCTAAAACAATCCTGGAGTGCGATCCAAGAAACGTCAGGGGATTCAGTAAGAACAGCAATTCGCAGCTTGTATGGAATCATAAAATGGATAGACAGCCATGATGAGTTCACCTCCAGCGAGAAACGCCACTATACAGGCATCATCCGCGCTCAATTAACTGACTCCGAGCTCATTCTTCTGTTCATGAACGGGTTAACAGAAACAGGGTCTAAATTTGTTCCTTACATCAACAAGTATGCTCTTTTTGATAACTTGCAGCCTTTACTGTATCCCTTAATAAAAAAAATACAGTGCACACCTAACGTGACGCCATACAAACCATCCGCTTTCGACACTGACATTGCTCGCCAAGTGCATGACCAAACCAGCCAAAAAGGCACTAGTAAGGCTTGA
- a CDS encoding BRO-N domain-containing protein: MHQPTLALAASSHTPSVFKFESHAVRIIMINGEPWFVATDVCRALKLSNPSKATASLDEDERSNLKLDRGGSLVVVSESGMYTLALRCRDAVKPNTVPHRFRKWVTSEVLPSIRKTGGYGTQQRTIEAQALAAAISQRIFQTLMQSEADLRTQRWNVRFDRDNREQDLNVQITPIPSNAYIMSFAKLARNIEIGEVGCAASDVELLAIASACTDRVARRMQQITQLEP, encoded by the coding sequence ATGCACCAACCCACTCTGGCGCTTGCCGCCTCCAGTCACACCCCTTCGGTTTTCAAATTTGAATCTCATGCTGTCCGGATCATCATGATCAACGGAGAGCCGTGGTTTGTTGCTACAGATGTATGCAGAGCGCTGAAGCTAAGCAACCCATCGAAAGCCACGGCATCCCTAGATGAGGATGAGCGGTCTAACTTGAAGTTAGATCGTGGTGGCAGCCTTGTTGTTGTCTCCGAATCCGGCATGTATACCTTAGCGCTTCGTTGCCGTGATGCGGTGAAGCCTAATACCGTCCCCCATCGATTTCGTAAATGGGTTACATCGGAAGTTTTGCCCAGTATCCGCAAGACTGGTGGCTACGGAACGCAGCAGAGGACCATCGAGGCTCAGGCGTTGGCGGCAGCTATCTCTCAGCGTATTTTCCAGACCCTAATGCAATCTGAAGCTGATCTACGTACACAGCGCTGGAATGTTCGGTTTGATCGAGACAACCGTGAGCAGGACTTAAATGTGCAGATCACTCCCATCCCGTCTAACGCCTACATCATGTCATTTGCCAAACTGGCTCGTAACATCGAGATTGGCGAAGTAGGGTGCGCGGCCAGCGATGTTGAGCTTCTGGCTATTGCATCGGCTTGCACTGACCGTGTAGCACGCCGCATGCAGCAAATTACCCAGCTTGAGCCGTAG
- a CDS encoding DUF1492 domain-containing protein → MKSQIEILLGEWGRWKRGENRSVLGYPKKAAFMVMRVDGGTHMDPSEFVSDKEVERLDAEVNAIHPEYRAILSMHYVRPGAIKEKLERLSISRALYYFRLEFATKQLAFQMGFVPPGASVAQQRAAAQGM, encoded by the coding sequence ATGAAATCGCAGATTGAAATCTTGCTGGGTGAGTGGGGGCGCTGGAAGCGTGGGGAGAACCGGAGTGTATTGGGTTATCCGAAGAAAGCGGCTTTCATGGTCATGCGTGTAGACGGAGGCACTCACATGGACCCATCGGAGTTTGTCTCGGATAAAGAAGTGGAGCGCTTGGACGCGGAGGTAAATGCTATACACCCGGAATATCGGGCAATCCTGTCTATGCATTACGTCCGACCGGGGGCTATCAAGGAGAAGCTGGAGCGGCTGAGTATCTCCAGGGCGCTTTATTACTTCCGGCTGGAGTTCGCCACCAAGCAACTGGCGTTTCAGATGGGATTCGTGCCACCAGGTGCATCAGTAGCTCAACAGCGGGCGGCAGCACAAGGCATGTAG
- a CDS encoding DUF968 domain-containing protein: MKKTEWPQRTQLQRRQALKRSAFKAKPKEKKGPSMPMVVAKLVGTLFKHQPKLPAVFRSEQHLKNVAALPCANCGLEKRSQAAHMNGVEFGKGLGLKVSDALVFPLCADGFLRRGCHGLHDQGGIYDKDTAVGLQLTWLQNTRDELKRLGQWPEQADRDVETFVGAYLRRQVTC; this comes from the coding sequence ATGAAGAAAACAGAATGGCCACAGCGCACACAGCTGCAGCGTCGCCAGGCACTTAAGCGCAGCGCCTTCAAAGCCAAGCCAAAGGAAAAGAAGGGCCCGAGCATGCCCATGGTCGTAGCCAAGCTGGTGGGAACCCTTTTCAAGCACCAGCCAAAACTGCCGGCTGTATTCCGCTCTGAGCAGCATTTAAAGAATGTAGCGGCATTACCCTGCGCCAATTGTGGCCTAGAGAAGCGCTCACAAGCAGCGCACATGAATGGGGTTGAGTTCGGTAAAGGCTTGGGCCTAAAGGTCTCAGACGCTTTGGTTTTTCCGCTCTGCGCTGATGGCTTCCTGCGTCGGGGTTGCCATGGACTCCATGACCAAGGCGGCATCTACGACAAAGACACAGCCGTGGGATTGCAGCTTACTTGGCTGCAGAACACACGCGATGAATTGAAACGCTTGGGCCAATGGCCTGAGCAAGCCGACCGCGACGTAGAGACGTTCGTAGGGGCGTATTTGAGGAGGCAGGTGACATGCTAA
- a CDS encoding phage regulatory CII family protein codes for MTRRFSSLNWRDALYSAVRQAPGGVGAAAVFLSDRRAVTIHPESLRRKLTGGEQLDLDIAFLLTEWLEELADCRESARDWLIAAAQQGGLSVVEMPPEPEGGFVDEAGALNEKALKAAAELGQMCSAITGTTADGRVTTEEREMVVAKARDLIVLCFRIIRNVTRWHRKEVSA; via the coding sequence ATGACAAGACGTTTTTCTTCCTTGAACTGGCGAGACGCGCTCTACAGTGCCGTCCGTCAGGCCCCAGGCGGCGTTGGCGCGGCTGCCGTGTTTCTCTCTGACCGTCGCGCCGTAACCATCCACCCAGAGTCCCTGCGCCGAAAGCTGACGGGCGGAGAGCAATTGGATCTGGACATAGCGTTTCTGCTCACCGAGTGGTTGGAAGAACTGGCCGATTGCCGGGAAAGCGCACGGGACTGGCTCATTGCTGCTGCTCAGCAGGGTGGTTTGAGCGTGGTTGAAATGCCTCCTGAGCCTGAAGGCGGCTTCGTCGACGAGGCCGGCGCCCTGAATGAAAAGGCACTTAAAGCAGCTGCTGAGCTGGGGCAGATGTGCAGCGCAATCACTGGCACGACAGCGGACGGCAGAGTGACCACCGAAGAGCGCGAGATGGTGGTGGCAAAGGCCCGTGATTTGATCGTGCTGTGTTTCCGCATCATCCGCAACGTGACCCGCTGGCACCGCAAGGAGGTCTCCGCATGA
- a CDS encoding S24 family peptidase, which produces MDKFEQRRQALLALRAQLGHGAISQIASRIDVDPSYVSRMLYPEGKAGQKRIGEDNVERLNAAFPGWLDAETGELTTAVSSAPPPGYVRLEHLSPTPSMGRGRELDAPVQLVQHLDVLEQWVREKVGSVNPSRIKVLTGSGNSMSPTINDGDLVFVDVECRSIEAAGIYVLDVAGRLILKKAMILSNGMLIIRSDNVDEYPDEERYDLRHIAEAITVCGRVMAWWSLRKG; this is translated from the coding sequence ATGGATAAATTTGAACAACGTCGTCAAGCATTGCTCGCGCTACGTGCGCAGCTAGGGCATGGAGCCATCTCACAGATCGCTTCACGAATTGACGTTGACCCCAGCTACGTTTCTCGCATGCTTTACCCTGAAGGCAAGGCGGGCCAAAAGCGTATTGGCGAGGATAATGTTGAGCGACTGAATGCCGCTTTTCCTGGCTGGCTTGATGCTGAAACCGGGGAACTGACAACCGCGGTCAGCAGCGCACCGCCCCCTGGTTACGTAAGGCTGGAACACCTCTCCCCCACCCCCTCTATGGGGCGTGGCCGGGAACTGGACGCCCCCGTACAACTAGTTCAGCACTTGGATGTGCTCGAACAATGGGTGCGTGAGAAAGTCGGTAGTGTGAACCCGTCCCGCATCAAGGTATTGACTGGCAGCGGAAACAGCATGTCGCCCACCATCAATGATGGAGATTTGGTGTTTGTGGATGTGGAGTGCCGCAGCATCGAAGCAGCTGGTATCTACGTGCTTGATGTCGCTGGTCGGTTGATACTCAAGAAAGCAATGATTCTAAGCAATGGGATGCTGATCATCCGCAGTGACAACGTTGATGAGTACCCAGATGAAGAGCGCTACGATCTGCGCCATATTGCTGAGGCTATCACTGTGTGCGGTAGGGTTATGGCCTGGTGGAGCCTGAGGAAAGGTTGA
- a CDS encoding helix-turn-helix transcriptional regulator has product MTMNSILQVATSSVLLIGAAPAYTCEHVSPDPQFHFGSLVFDVGGNGQAELGVDSSATDALDFLNGLIKQHGLESEMPAARKWVAEEFYPGEQTLSSLRLNRGFTQLELANKIGVPQSTIARIETGNNTPSVERAGEIAHALGVSLDEYYAAFKVSRQGKSV; this is encoded by the coding sequence ATGACAATGAACAGCATCCTACAAGTCGCGACATCATCGGTGCTTTTAATCGGTGCTGCTCCCGCATATACATGTGAGCACGTCAGTCCGGATCCCCAGTTCCATTTCGGAAGTCTGGTATTCGATGTTGGCGGAAACGGTCAAGCAGAGCTGGGGGTCGACTCAAGCGCAACTGACGCCTTGGATTTTCTGAATGGACTAATCAAACAGCACGGCCTTGAATCGGAGATGCCCGCAGCCAGGAAATGGGTGGCAGAAGAGTTCTACCCAGGCGAGCAAACCCTCAGCTCCTTACGGCTAAATCGTGGCTTCACGCAACTGGAACTAGCTAATAAAATTGGGGTTCCGCAATCCACTATCGCTAGAATTGAAACCGGTAACAACACACCTTCTGTCGAAAGGGCGGGTGAGATCGCGCATGCACTAGGAGTGAGTCTGGATGAATACTATGCAGCTTTCAAAGTCTCACGACAAGGCAAAAGTGTATGA